The sequence ATGCAATGGTCACGTGACGAAATCGCAGCTAACCTTGACGGTGAACTACTGAAAAAATACAAACTGTTAGGAATTTACTCACATTTCAATGGTGGTACCTATGATCTTTTAAATTTTACTTACCCTGGAGAGTACATGCCGTGGGAATTGAAAAAAGTACCGCAGAATTATTGGAATGAGGAAACATATGCTATCGCTACACGTTGGTTGTTTGAGGAAAAATTGAAATGGAGTCACGAGGACGTTTGTAATAACCTCTCTTACGATACATTCCGGTATAACGGCTTATACGGTATGGTGCAAAGTTCATCTAATGATTCATATAATCTTTATGATATTTTAGAGTTCGCATACCCTGGTCAGTATCATCCTTGGAATTTACCTGCAGGTTTCCGTGGAATTTGGGACAAGCAAGGCAATCTTCTCGGAGCAGTGCGTGACTTAATCGGTAATAAACTTAGATGGTCGGTTCAAGATGTATATGATAATTTTAATGCTTTCACTTTGGCAAACTTAGCTAAATTCTCCAACACCAGTAGCGCGAATAGTGGGCTTCAGCTATTGTTTGAAGCTTATCCTCGTACATTTTATCCTTGGAAATTTAAAACCATTTACAATGGATTTTGGAGGTCTGGTGACAATATTACTTGGTATGTATATCATAACGTAGTCGATAATGGTATCGGCTATAATGATTTTGTCGATCGTTTGTCAAGTGATATTAGGCTATATACAGCTTCACGGAGATATTTCAACGATGAAGAGATAATTTACTATATCGCACGTGCTTACGACGTTAACTACTTCCCTCCTTATTAACTAAACTATAATTTATCCTTTTAAATAAGTTGTGATGAAGTAATAGTGTTGTGTAATAAAATTAACTGTATATTAATTCCTAAGGAGGTACAAAATGTCCGTATTAAATATCAGTGAATTACCTTATGAAAAGGATGCTAAATTCAAATTACCTTTTGATACTCAGTGGGAAATCCTCAGAGTTTACCTTGAAAGTAAAAATATCGATCTTTCGGATATCAGTTCGATTAGCACGCACCTCAGCGCATTGGTCACAATTATTGACAGAGGTAAGCCAAGATTCACTTATACAGAAATCGAAGCAATTGACACTTTGTTGAGTATCGATACATATGGAAAAATGATCAGCGGTGATTATAATATGTACCTGCACGAGTATTTAGAACTCACTGAAGATACTTCATGGCAAGCACCGGAGATTTACAACAATCATATATCTTTGTACTATAACGATAGATCAATCAACACTGCACTAAGAAAAATTTTGGATAGATATAAAGACTCATCTTTGTACGAATTCAATATCGATATTACATTCAGGGATTGGGTCGAACAACGGTTAGAAGTAATAGTTAAACGTTTGAGTCTTCTTTCAGAAGTACTCGATATGAATGATGAGGAACTCCAGGAGCGTTTTGGGTATAGTCATGAGGATAATGTACTGGTTAACCGTCTATTCTTGAACAATACCGAAGACTACTCTCTACAAAGAGTATTAAATCATGTAGCAAGTCAGCTAAAAACTAATGGTCAAAAACGAGCATACCTAGGATATATCGAAAATTTACTGTTATGCGAACAGGAAGGTATCGATATTAAGTTACATTGGTATAAATGTATTGATCGGATTCTTGAAGAATTAAAAAGATATTAAACAACTTACAAGTACCCTGGCATTCGTGCTAGGGTATTTTCCGTTGATAGAGTCAGATATTTATCGGATTCATTTAGTTATATGAATAAAAGGGTTCTGGAATAATCGTATTATTAGGGGGATACATAATGGGACGTGGAACTAAGACCGAATGGATATTTATAAACGTAGTAAATGATGTCGAGGAATCCTTAACTACACGTAAATTTAAAGATCTCACTGGAAAGGTTTATGGAGAATTAACCGTTATGTCACTTGACAGATATGATACAGAAAAGAGATTAGCCTACTGGAATTGCGAATGTACCTGTGGTAATCCTCGTATAGCAAGTGCCTATTCTCTAACTAAGAGTGACGTCGTTGATTGTGGAGATTATTTTAATCATAAAAAATTTAAACCTATCGAAGTTAATGCCGGTATCCAAGGACTTAAATTAGGCAAGATGTCTTATATTCAGCCTCTTGTAAGAAATAATATCATTTACTGGGAGTATAGATGCGACTGTGGAATGGACGGTTATATAAAACAGAATCGAATTGAGAAATCTTCAACTAGATCTTGTGGGTGCGATAACGGAAAGCCTGGTCACGGGCCAGGGATTGTTCCTCCTATTTTTGGAAAAAGATACGGATGCTTTACAGTAACAGATTTAGCAGATAATCCTGAGGGTAGTGCTAATATCCACTTCGTAGTTGAATGTGACTGTGGACATAAGGATATTGTCGAACTTAAATATATAAATTTAGTCAAAGAGCATAATTGCGGGGCTAAATATAAATTTGATCCAGAATTATCCGCATTTAATCCCTACGGGACTCCTAAACGAGATATCAAGGGATTACGTAGAGGTAAGATTGTAGCTGACGAATTCCTTGGTAAAACCTTCGGTGGATCAGGCATTTGGCGATGCAAATGTGATTGTGGCAACTACCATTACCTCACAGATACTACTGAAAATTTGGGCGCATACTCCTGCGGATGTTACCGACCATATAGAGAAGGATAATAAATAGGGATACCTTCATGTAACTTAGTTGCAACCTTAAGGTATCCCTATTTATTTTATACTCTCTTTGAATTGACGTATACAGTATATAACAAGTAAATAAGGATACGGAGGGATGATTAAATGACTTATACGTCCGTTGTCATCAAGGATGGAGCAGTTTTAACTGAAATGGATATCATTTCACTAGGTGAAAAGACTGTCAATGAAATTTCTAAATTCAGTGATAATCTACTCAGTAAAACTCGTGAAGTTGATATCGTAGATTCAGCTTCAGTCGTTAAGAATGTAACCAAAGTATTATCGAGATTTAACAAAGTAGATTTTACCAAAGAAAAACACGGTATTTTCAACCCTTTTGGAATATTTACACCGATAAATAAGTTAATTGCCAAGTACCAATCTATCGGTAGTGAAATTGAGAAGCTCTCAGACTCTGTAAATTTGCATGAGAAGCAGATTAAGGAATCTGTAGAAATAATTAATCAGTTCATGGCAGTTAACAGTGCGCATGCAGATGAACTCGTATTACTTATTGAGAAGATTAATAAGGAAATTAAATCTTTATCTCTGATCGAAAGTACTGAGAAAACAAAAATGTTGGAAACTTTGCTTGAACAGCGTAAATTCGATTTACAATCATCATTAGAACTTACATACCAAGCTGAAGCGCAGCTGCTCATTATGCAAAAGAGCAACTTTAATTTACTACGGAAATTTAACAGTATCTTTGTTGTAACTCTTCCTGTATTTAAGCGGAGTATGGTTCAGGCTATTGAGTTGAAGAAGCAGAAATCAGCAGCTGAAGCTATCGAAGCGCTTGACAATGCTTCTAACACGCTCGTACTGAACAACGTCAAGAATACTGTAGAGCAATCGAATAAGATCGCTGAAATGAGTGGAAAATTTTCGGTAACTCCTGAGACAATTATTGAAAGTTGGGAGTACCTGTCCGCTGGTATCGAAGAATATAAGCGGATTGAGGAAGAGAACGCAAATCAACGCAGCTTAGGATTACAGAAATTTGAGGAATTTAAGACTAAATTTGGAGGTGAGACGTTAGTTGAGTACCTCGATAAGCCAAATACAGACGGAGTTCCTGCTGTTCGAGGTTGACTATAAGCGTAATCAAAGTATTTTTGTCAATCTTAAAAAATTGGCAAAGGATGTATCAATATCCAAACTTGAGCGTGTCAACTCTCAGACCTACGAAATCGCTGAAACTTTATTGAGCATCTCGCAAGAGTATTTACAAATTCAACTTAAACTTAATAATACCGACGCTGATAGTAAACTCTCTGAACTGATTAAATCCGATATGTTAAAAAGCATTGAATCAAATAATCGGATATTAGCGCAGGTTGAGGTAAAACTTAAGGAATTACTTGATCTTATTGTCGGAAGAGATACTTTATTTAAGGGGAAACGTGTTAGTATTTCAGACTTCGCATCTGAGGATACTAGCGGACCCTTCTTTGTATCAAAGTACGAAAAAGTACTTGAAAAGCGATTATTTAATCCAAAAGCACTCAGTGCATACGTAGTACCTTTCCTCATATCGATAACAATATTTACACTCGCTATCAGTGGAAGTATAAATAGTTTCGCTCAGTGGCTATTCTCTTCAGTTGGAGGTAGTATATCAGGCAGTTCAACTGAGACTACTGAGAGTATATCGGATGTATTCTCCTCACCTTCACTGGGACCATCTTTTGAAGTATTACATTCCATGTTCAGTACTATGGTAACTATAGCTTCAACTATTATAGTAATGATATCATTTATGATGGTCATGGGTATTGTATTCAAATCTATCTTATCTATCATCTACGTTGCATTACCTAAAAATGTGGCTATACCGATACTCACAAGAATCATCAATCTTGATAGTTTAGAGTTAGACTCCGGTGAGAGGTATGTCGTAGTTGAAAAGTTTAACTTGTATCGTGCCAAGGAAATCCTCGTAAAATTGAGACAGTCTTCTGCGTACAGAGATTCAGAAGTAGTCAACGTTTTACACAGCAACCTCAAAGATAAATCTGTTGATTCTGTACTCTCGCTTGAGGACAACTATTCAATACTATTAACTGAGGAACTGTATAAAATTATTAATTCGCAGAAATACGGTAGCGATATTGTAATAAGTTCTCTTTCCAGAGGTACAGATTCACGATTTAGGGATAAGACACATCTTAATATTCAACTATTGAAGATGCGACTTGGACTAAATTAAAATATTACCCTCGACATTGAGTCGGGGGTTTAGTCATGTAATTTAACACTATCCTTAATTAGTCCTTTTAAGTATATTATTAGGATATATAAGGTAGATAATTAAATAACATCATAAGAAATCACTTAACTAAGGAGAGATACAATGCCAAACTCTGCGGAACCTGACTTTGACACAATTATTCGTGATATTAAACCCTATGTAACTAAAAATGTACGATACATTGTCAAGAATTATCATGATATTGAGGACGTTGTGCAGGAAGTGCTTATTAAGATTGTTAGATTCTATCATAAGTATGATCCGAATGTATGTAAGTTCGAATACTGGGTCAGCAAAATTACTAAGAATCAGTGTATCGATTACCTTCGACGTATTAAACGCGCTGATGACATCGATAATTGGCAGGACACCCTTTACAATAGTGAGAATATTCAGGAAACGGTGGAAAATGCCGAAATAGCTAAAGAGATACATAAGAATCTGGATAAGATTCCTGAAAAATATAAACAACCTTTCTTATTACGTCATGTTAATTGTATGACACACCAAGAAATTTCTGACACGCTATCTATTCCTATAAATAATGTAAAAACTCATATTCATAGAGCAAAGAAGGCCGTGCAAAAGCGTATGGATCGGTATCATATTGCCTAATTCAGTGACTATTATTGATCCATAAAAATAAATACTAGTATTGGAAAGGAGGTGAATCATATGGATACTGTTTTCGATGAACCATTTTTGAGTTTAACTATTTCTAAGGGTGACGAAACTTACGAACTTAGCGAGGAAATCATCAAAAGTATTATCTTTTCTCCTGAGACGTCTGAAGTTACGTCTGTACACCATAACGGCGAGACTGTGCATATCAAGAATATTGATGTTGTCGTATATAACATGATTGTGTACTGGTCAGGTTCGACTGAAATTGATACGGTTTATGCAACATAAATTTACTGTGTACTGGAGGAAGGACTGTGACAAAGAGTAAGAATATACTTGACGATTTCGGTACAGGTGGTCACATCTGGAGAAAAACTCATAGTGAATATACTATTGGTAAGGGACAACTTTTACATCACATTGTTAAGTGTGTAAATTGTGGGGCTATGGGTACTTGGAAGGGTGCGCATGAATCTGTAAAAAGTCAAGTTGCCGAATGTAAAAAATAACTTGAACTGAGAAAATATTCGGTTCAAACTTTATGGGGATAACGGAAAGGTAATTAAATTACTGGGGGTTCAACTCCCCCTACCCTCAGCTGCAACTAATGCCTCGCGGTTAATAATCGCGGGGTATTGTATTATCGTTAAGATGCCAATTTTACTTATAGTAAGAATAATTAATAAATACAGGAAGGGTGTCAATTGTTGAAGATTAACGTAACTCACAGATTGGATAGCATTGATTTAAACGCTACACGTTATGACAGGGTTGGCGAATATATCTACATAGGCACTGAATTATGCCACGTAGTTTATTATATTGATGTGCAAGGTAATTATGATGCACTCGAAGTCAGTTACCGCAAAGGTGCCGAATACCAACATTCAATCTACAAGTTAGATTTCTTCGAATCTCACGTAATACCTGATTATCTCTCTGATATTTTTATCAAACTTCGCTACGCTTATTGGAACAGATATTCCAACTTGGTAGATGAATCGCAGATCGTTCAGTAATATATCACTGAAATTAAGGTATAAAGGTGGAATATTATGTCATTTCAGACCGTGGCACAGGTAGGTAAATCTCTTTCAGAGTACCAACTTGCGATATTAATCCGAATGTCACAATCCCTTTATGCTGTCACTAATGAAGGGGCGAATTTTTCAGCTTGGTATGAGTATTCCAATCACGTTAGACTGGCTATTCCTTTGAGACGGGACTCGCTTAACATTCTGTATAGTAAAGGGTTAATCACCTCATACGAAGCACGGATTCCGACGAGAAATTACTACTATATCATTTCGGAACGTGGACTAAAAGTTTTGGATACGCTCAAGGATAGAGATACGTTGTTCAGAAAATATCAAATTTAAACGCAAATGAGGAATTTACATGGCATGGAAATACATTAAAATGGCAATCAACGGTTCATTATCCGCAGCATTTGCTGTATTTATGTGGAACACTAATTATAAATTTTTACTCGGTGCTGGAATTCCTCAAGATTTCTCCTTTGTTGTATCATTCCCAGTTGCAATATCCTTCGCAATGGTAATTCTGATTATGCTAACGCTAGTATTACCTGGAACATCCACTGTGGATAGTACCCGACAATTGCAAGGAAACTAAATTAGTAAGGGAGCGTATTTATGTATACATTCAGTTATGCTGAACTACAGTTCAATATTTTCGATAATAAAAAGGTGGAGTTGATTTATGACTCAACTAGCTCACTTAAAGGTGATCTGATAAAAACACCTGATGATATTATCGTGGCTCTTAATGCGTTGGGCGAACGTAGATGGGATATCGCCGATGTAACAGTACTCTCAACTGGTCATAGTCACGTGCGAAAATATTACACACTTAAAAAATCAGTCAGTATTAGTTCACGGAACCCTTAGGAGGATAAGTATGTACGTAAAGGACCACTTCGTCGGTATCAGAATTTATGGCTTTTGTAATGGTTTCTTCGGTCGTGATAACTATGAAACTAAGGATATCATTGCAAGTGGTAAGGATTGGATTGTTGCTGTGTGTGAGGAAAACATTCCTAGGTTCGCTAGTTTCCATGGATATCCTGATGGGAAGATGGCAGAGTATATTGAAGAATGGTCTAAGTATGGATTGGATGACGACTGATCTTTTTGAATTAACTGGAGGTGGAAATTATCGGTAGACGTGCATTAAAGGCGCTCACGATGGCATTGGTTGTTATCGCTTACGTACTCGCTTATGGTTATCTGATCGACCCTTATATTCAGAGTAAGGCGATTGGATTTGTAGTATTGATCCTGATTGGCGTAACAATCGAGTATTTTGTCTCAGGACTCATTAAGAAGAAATGGAGGAAGAAAACTGATGGGTAGTGCGCTAAGATCGATAACAATGACTTTACTGGGACGATCTGGAGCAACACTTACAGGTACTTCCCTTGCATTTCTTGATGATGTTTTTGACATGTTGGACGTAATTAAAGGATCTGACGCACTAATTTTCGGAGTACCTGCTTTTATTATTTATTTTTTCATCATGAGTGATGACTAACATTGGAGGAAATTATATGAAACGCAAGATTATGGGTATCACTACAGCAGTCCTGATGTTGGCTTTGGTTGGTTGTGGTAAGGCAGATGTAACTGAAGTTGCAGATACAGCTGTATCGGCAAGTGCTGAAGTGACAGCCGAAGCTACGACTGAAATGGAAACACGTGAATTCCAAGGAATCACCTTTGAGTTCGATAAGTCTTATACTAAGGTTGACGAAAAGACAGATACGAATTTTACGTACGCAGCATATCTTATGGACGCAGCAAACTCAACAAGTTTCAATATCGTAGTTGAGAATTTACCTGCTGATATTACTCTTGAGAAGTATATGGAACTCTCATTCGGTGGTTCTGGTATGGTCGCTGACAGCGAAGAAACTGTCGAGAAAAATGGGATCACTTGGTCAGTAGTTTCTACGAATAATCAAGGACTCAAGTTGGACCAGCATACATTCATCGAAAATAAGAAAGCATACATTTTTACATACGCGAGTATGCCTGATGGTTACGATGCATTGTATGACACTTACTTAAAAATTATCGACTCTGTTAAACTTACAGAGAAATAAGGAGGATAACTTGCATGGGTGGGCCTGATTTCTTTGAGAAAATTGAAAGTACTGTACGTATGGAAGAATTACTTAATCTGTGTATAAAAGTAGCGTATGAAAACGCGGCTAATACGGAAGTCTACATCGGAGAATACGATTATTTTGTTGATACAACTACCGAATTGTATGAAAACTTGACTATCGGAATTTCGATGAACAGCGCTGATCCAGTAAAAACGTACGTTGGTTACATTGACGGTCTCTTGTTCGGTGTACCTAAGGCAGGTGGAGTACCTACACTCTACATTAATCAAAACAGTTTGTACTTGAATAACGGAACATATTATCCTGCTCTGACTGATATCAAATCAACAGTAAAAATGGACTATCTCCGTGAAGATTGTGAGAAAATCCTCAAGGATGCAGGTGCTCACGAAAGAGTCTACTTGGAAGAGTTTTATATTTACTTTGACGTATATAATCCAATTTACGTAGACGCCGTGGAAGCGCTTAGTAAACATTTCCGCGATCCAGTTGATGTCATTATGAAAGATATTAGCAGATCGCTTTTCAATGAGCAGATCGAAGGTGCACCTGAGATTTATTGCAGTGGCACTGGAGTTTATCTCCAGACAGGTTCCGTTGAGTTCAGAGCTAAGTCCAATATCAATCGTTATCAGTAATTATATATAAAGGTAAAGTTGGTATTAACCTAAATTAAGAGAATTGCAATCATGATATTCACTATACATGGTTGCGTTCTCTTTGAACTCTGGAGGACATCTATGAGCAACCTGGGAGCAACACATACAGTAGATATGATTGTAACAACTCTTTTTAACCGAAAAAGTAATGAAGATTACCCACGATATGTTTTAGGTTATCTTGTAAGAAATTTAGCTACAGGTAATTCCAAGTTAGTTGCACGTGAAGAAGCATTTATGATGGGATTCAAACGTGCTGAAGCACATAGCCAAGGATTGGTAGATTCGCCATTGTTTTTTGACAACGCATCAATACATACTTTTCAGTTCCGTGGTGATTATGAATATTTCCTGTTAACTGAGGAAAACGATTATTTCCGTGATGAAACAATGATTGCAGATTTTACAGCACGAAATCGAACTTTACATTACGATCGTGAATATAGTTCCGCTGAAGCTATGGAAGTGGCTGCTTTTATGGCGGATCGAGTAATTGCCGGAGAGTTCGATTCTACTGATCGAATGAAGGATATCATTTACCATTACCG is a genomic window of Paenibacillus pabuli containing:
- a CDS encoding toxic anion resistance protein, translating into MTYTSVVIKDGAVLTEMDIISLGEKTVNEISKFSDNLLSKTREVDIVDSASVVKNVTKVLSRFNKVDFTKEKHGIFNPFGIFTPINKLIAKYQSIGSEIEKLSDSVNLHEKQIKESVEIINQFMAVNSAHADELVLLIEKINKEIKSLSLIESTEKTKMLETLLEQRKFDLQSSLELTYQAEAQLLIMQKSNFNLLRKFNSIFVVTLPVFKRSMVQAIELKKQKSAAEAIEALDNASNTLVLNNVKNTVEQSNKIAEMSGKFSVTPETIIESWEYLSAGIEEYKRIEEENANQRSLGLQKFEEFKTKFGGETLVEYLDKPNTDGVPAVRG
- a CDS encoding RNA polymerase sigma factor yields the protein MPNSAEPDFDTIIRDIKPYVTKNVRYIVKNYHDIEDVVQEVLIKIVRFYHKYDPNVCKFEYWVSKITKNQCIDYLRRIKRADDIDNWQDTLYNSENIQETVENAEIAKEIHKNLDKIPEKYKQPFLLRHVNCMTHQEISDTLSIPINNVKTHIHRAKKAVQKRMDRYHIA